In Silene latifolia isolate original U9 population chromosome 3, ASM4854445v1, whole genome shotgun sequence, a single window of DNA contains:
- the LOC141649440 gene encoding uncharacterized protein LOC141649440 — translation MDDNPYGKFFRSLKEIEVAENTKIVLSTDPATDQCVHNAPTSDEVAVVWSDNTALWKGRIPCSSRGCKCCKEDTKADKRISFREYYAYKFQIRPGNLLIRGGRLFQQFIVDMYVKIENTRLDFLRLNQEAIRQDLYQGILDTLELGEISACNVGMRIVLPLSFLGGPRDMRRRVFNAKLTWLRKLIREKKLFGEVAAMINVVEFQKRGLPHAHFLIILKPGYKITSPKKFDKYVSAEIPTNENPHLKAAVLRHMMHGPCGEDFPKNVCMKIKDGKRFCEKKYPKSFRDFTTNGKDSYPLYRRRNTGETVLVRKGNMDNRSVVPYNPYLLAMFDCHLNVEVCSTINAVKYLYKYVYKGHDRILFNVTNSNASMLVDEIEKYQSGRWVSPPEAAWRIFGFKLFDTYSPVQPLPVHIPNGQTKKFWKPRDRGVMIGRVAHASPGEEEQYYLRLLLAHVRGPRSFEDLKTVNGVCCVSFQEVALKRGVMEQDNVADMCMDEVVQVEMPNALRRLFATILIFSCPNNPAEFWSKYYQSLPEDYKRQFPYEPTKILQETAAKVEQFLEGMRKTFKDFRLDHLHFDPEIRLQSRRDISDALNAPIPMVQLASRKELNVKQRAAYKAIIHQVKSAKGGAFFIDGPGGTGKTFLYGALYAKVRSMSKICLPTATSGIAASNLPTGRTTHSRFKIPLDTDESQTCNVPKQGGLACLIREASLVIWDEASMAERENIEAVNMLFQDVCSSSEIFGGKVIFFGGDFRQVLPVLPRRTQQEEVETSIVSSPIWPLLKIFKLTENIRARTDPEFSEFLLKLGNGELQTAESSLVAIPQELILEPNNDQQPEQTLIDAMFPEISQANFSPDIFNARAILTPRNEDVDSVNSVLIDRCPGKKHIYHSFDSVVDDNSNVYPAEFLNSLCPAGMTPHELTLKEDSPVILLRNLDPVVGMKPQKKMVKDLSERIGPHSIRLKVIEKTNTQISPKNKELHYQRIVFQDEEGAKIRTTLYEEYIAAYEDVIFDKMEYEICNAKIKMLPEKYRRDDEHPYQLAFGTQTIITPVEGCKPPMGPDYISITAIPRMVTTDDRYDVVDILIHVEMLREVPRADGGILALRELVVMDASTEQSLFITVWAELATREGEQLRAIVETFPVIGFTCLKR, via the exons ATGGATGATAATCCCTATGGGAAGTTTTTCCGATCATTGAAAGAAATAGAGGTGGCTGAGAATACGAAAATAGTTTTGAGTACTGATCCAGCCACTGATCAATGTGTACATAATGCGCCAACATCTGACGAGGTGGCTGTTGTTTGGTCGGATAATACAGCTCT ATGGAAGGGCCGAATCCCTTGTAGCAGCAGAGGTTGCAA ATGCTGCAAGGAGGATACGAAGGCAGATAAGCGTATATCTTTCAGAGAATATTACGCATACAAGTTCCAGATAAGACCTGGTAATCTTCTAATTAGAGGCGGGAGGCTATTTCAGCAGTTCATTGTAGACATGTATGTGAAGATTGAGAATACAAGGTTGGACTTCTTGCGGTTGAATCAAGAGGCTATTCGGCAAGACCTGTATCAAGGAATTTTAGATACACTGGAGCTTGGTGAAATTAGTGCATGTAATGTAGGAATGAGGATCGTACTACCTCTCTCCTTTCTAGGAGGTCCTAGGGATATGAGGAGGAG GGTATTTAATGCTAAGCTAACATGGCTTAGGAAGCTGATTCGGGAAAAGAAATTATTTGGGGAAGTTGCTGCAATGATTAATGTCGTCGAATTTCAAAAGCGCGGCTTACCACATGCACATTTCTTGATCATCCTGAAACCTGGATACAAGATCACATCCCCAAAAAAGTTTGATAAATATGTTTCTGCAGAGATTCCTACAAATGAGAACCCACACTTAAAAGCTGCTGTATTAAGACACATGATGCATGGGCCATGTGGTGAGGACTTCCCCAAGAATGTGTGTATGAAAATCAAGGATGGGAAGCGGTTTTGTGAAAAAAAATATCCCAAGAGCTTTAGGGACTTCACAACAAATGGAAAAGACTCATATCCATTGTATAGGCGCAGAAACACAGGTGAAACTGTGTTGGTTAGGAAAGGTAACATGGATAACAGATCTGTCGTTCCTTATAATCCTTATTTGTTGGCGATGTTTGACTGCCACTTGAATGTAGAAGTATGCTCTACTATTAATGCAGTCAAATATTTGTATAAATACGTGTATAAAGGTCATGATCGTATTTTGTTCAACGTCACAAATAGCAATGCCTCTATGTTAGTGGACGAAATAGAAAAGTACCAGTCGGGTAGATGGGTGTCACCCCCGGAGGCAGCATGGAGAATTTTTGGATTCAAACTCTTTGATACATACTCGCCGGTGCAGCCTTTGCCAGTGCACATACCTAATGGACAAACT AAAAAATTCTGGAAGCCAAGGGATCGCGGTGTTATGATTGGACGAGTTGCACATGCTTCTCCTGGAGAGGAAGAACAATATTATTTGAGATTGCTATTAGCACATGTTAGAGGGCCTCGGTCTTTTGAAGATTTAAAAACAGTGAACGGAGTTTGCTGTGTGTCTTTTCAAGAAGTTGCGTTAAAGAGGGGAGTGATGGAGCAAGATAATGTAGCAGATATGTGTATGGATGAGGTTGTCCAGGTAGAAATGCCAAATGCTCTGAGAAGGTTATTTGCAACTATTCTAATTTTCAGCTGTCCAAACAACCCTGCCGAGTTTTGGTCGAAATATTATCAGTCACTTCCTGAGGATTATAAACGGCAATTTCCTTACGAGCCTACCAAAATCTTGCAGGAAACTGCAGCTAAGGTTGAGCAATTTTTGGAGGGCATGAGGAAAACGTTTAAAGATTTTAGATTGGATCATTTACATTTTGACCCGGAAATAAGGTTGCAAAGTAGAAGGGATATAAGTGATGCTTTAAACGCCCCAATACCCATGGTACAGTTAGCTTCCCGTAAAGAACTAAATGTTAAGCAGCGAGCTGCGTATAAAGCAATCATACATCAAGTTAAGTCTGCGAAAGGCGGTGCTTTTTTTATTGATGGACCAGGTGGTACTGGAAAAACTTTTTTATATGGAGCGTTGTATGCAAAGGTACGCTCCATGAGTAAAATCTGCTTGCCCACAGCTACATCAGGAATTGCAGCGTCAAATTTGCCAACGGGCAGGACAACCCATTCAAGATTTAAAATACCTCTTGATACTGACGAATCCCAAACTTGCAATGTGCCAAAACAGGGAGGATTGGCATGCTTGATAAGAGAAGCATCACTGGTTATTTGGGATGAAGCTTCAATGGCAGAAAGAGAAAATATTGAAGCCGTTAACATGTTATTTCAAGATGTATGCAGTAGTTCGGAGATCTTTGGAGGAAAGGTAATTTTTTTTGGCGGAGACTTTCGCCAAGTGCTTCCTGTACTTCCACGCCGCACACAGCAAGAGGAAGTAGAAACAAGCATTGTTAGCTCTCCAATCTGGCCACTTTTGAAAATCTTTAAATTGACAGAAAATATCAGGGCAAGAACAGACCCTGAATTCTCAGAGTTTCTTCTGAAATTAGGAAATGGAGAATTGCAGACAGCAGAAAGCAGTTTAGTGGCAATACCTCAGGAGTTAATCTTAGAACCAAACAACGATCAACAGCCAGAGCAAACTCTAATTGATGCAATGTTCCCAGAGATTAGTCAGGCCAATTTCAGTCCTGACATTTTCAATGCACGGGCTATATTGACTCCAAGAAATGAAGATGTTGACTCTGTCAACAGCGTGCTGATTGATAGGTGCCCGGGCAAAAAACATATTTACCATAGCTTTGATAGCGTGGTAGATGACAACTCAAATGTTTACCCTGCAGAGTTTCTGAACTCGTTGTGCCCTGCTGGTATGACACCGCATGAACTCACTTTGAAAGAAGATTCGCCAGTTATATTATTAAGAAATTTAGATCCTGTCGTAG GGATGAAACCTCAAAAGAAAATGGTGAAGGACTTAAGTGAGAGAATTGGTCCTCATTCAATTCGCCTGAAAGTTATTGAGAAGACCAACACACAGATATCGCCGAAGAATAAAGAACTGCATTATCAGAGGATAGTTTTTCAGGATGAAGAG gGCGCGAAGATCAGGACTACATTGTATGAAGAGTATATAGCAGCATATGAAGATGTAATCTTTGATAAAATGGAATATGAGATCTGCAATGCAAAGATTAAGATGCTGCCTGAAAAATATCGCAGAGATGATGAACATCCATATCAACTTGCCTTTGGTACTCAGACCATTATCACGCCCGTTGAAGGATGCAAGCCTCCTATGGGTCCAGACTATATAAGCATTACTGCAATTCCTAGAATGGTCACAACTGATGACAGATATG ATGTAGTTGATATCCTAATACATGTGGAAATGCTGCGAGAAGTGCCCCGGGCAGATGGGGGAATCTTAGCCCTGCGTGAGCTGGTGGTGATGGATGCCAG CACAGAGCAATCACTGTTTATCACAGTTTGGGCAGAGTTGGCGACCAGAGAAGGGGAACAACTTAGGGCAATTGTAGAAACTTTTCCAGTTATTGGTTTCACATGTCTTAAAAGGTGA